The following are encoded together in the Kineosporiaceae bacterium genome:
- the arfB gene encoding aminoacyl-tRNA hydrolase has product MEPDLPVTAALAIPAAELSWRFSRSSGPGGQGVNTTDSRVELIWDVEGSPILTDDQRERLLDRLAGRLVAGTLVVVASEYRSQRRNRGTARDRLAALVRQALAPPPPRRRPTRPSAGARRRRIEAKKRRSETKRLRRPGDL; this is encoded by the coding sequence ATGGAGCCCGACCTGCCGGTCACCGCTGCGCTCGCCATCCCCGCGGCCGAGCTGAGTTGGCGGTTCTCGCGGTCGAGTGGACCGGGCGGTCAGGGGGTGAACACCACCGACTCCCGGGTCGAGCTGATCTGGGACGTCGAAGGCTCCCCGATCCTGACCGACGACCAGCGAGAACGCCTGCTGGACCGGCTCGCCGGCCGCCTCGTCGCCGGCACCCTTGTCGTGGTGGCCTCGGAGTACCGCTCGCAGCGCCGCAATCGCGGCACTGCCCGGGACCGGCTCGCGGCGCTGGTGCGCCAGGCCCTCGCGCCGCCGCCGCCCCGGCGTCGTCCCACCCGACCGAGTGCCGGTGCCCGACGCCGCCGGATCGAGGCCAAGAAGCGCCGTTCCGAGACCAAGCGCCTACGCCGTCCCGGCGACCTCTAG
- a CDS encoding DUF1905 domain-containing protein: MVRRPPPDRPSARSADPAAEAADFEFATTLWLWSGGGGGGSWHFVTVPEGISDEIADLTAGRRAGFGSVKVRARIGSTQFETSVFPSTEQEAYILPVKKSVRTAEHLTAGDRVTVRLELVHLA; this comes from the coding sequence ATGGTTCGACGACCCCCACCCGACCGACCTTCCGCACGATCGGCCGACCCTGCTGCCGAGGCCGCCGACTTCGAGTTCGCGACCACGCTGTGGCTCTGGTCCGGCGGGGGTGGCGGCGGTTCATGGCACTTCGTGACGGTGCCCGAGGGCATCAGTGACGAGATCGCCGACCTGACAGCGGGACGACGGGCCGGGTTCGGCTCGGTCAAGGTGCGCGCACGCATCGGGTCGACGCAGTTCGAGACCTCGGTGTTCCCTTCCACCGAGCAGGAGGCGTACATCCTGCCGGTGAAGAAGTCGGTTCGGACGGCCGAACACCTGACCGCCGGTGACCGGGTGACCGTCCGGCTCGAGCTGGTCCATCTCGCCTGA